The following nucleotide sequence is from Peribacillus sp. ACCC06369.
GGCGGCACTCTTACCTGGTTCGAGTTCAAAGAAGTTCAATGTCGAAGTGCTGCCATCACTTAACGCATATCCTTGTTTATGGATGGCATTAAACTCATTCACAAAAGCTGTCGTCATATTATCGAGCTTTTTCAGCATATCAGGATAAGCTCCCCCGATCGTGCCATCAGCCTTTTTATAACCGAAGCTGTTGATCAAACCGGATAGTTCTCCAGTGAATTTGTAATCCGTCAATGATTTCGAACCAAATTTCACTCCGTCCACCATACCTGTCGTCTTATCATGGCTAACTTCAACTTTCGAAATCCCCACCATCCCGGTTTGGTTAACACTTACCAGATTGATGGGCGGCTTATAGGAGGAACCGTCTTCTTGCATCAATTCGATGTTATACAGCCCAGTTGCCACATCGCTGGCTCTGCCATAATCCGTCGGAATGACGTTATTCACTTTAATGCTGACAAGTTGAGAGAGATTGTCTACGAGTACATCACGTTTATCATAAAGGTCATTGGGGATATAACCATGCGGCTCCACTTTACTGATCTGTTGATTAAGCTGATCAATACTGCTAATGAGCCTATTGATATCGTTCGCTTTGACGTATATCTGATTACCGATATCCGTTTGAACGCTCGTTAGCGAGTTGTAGTAGTAGTTTAGGGTATCCGCGACCATGACGCCTATTGAGGCAACTACTTCACGCGCCCCGGAGTTTTCCGTATTGGCCGTCAACCCTTGCAGCGAATTCCAGAACTTCTCCATCATGGCAGCCAATCCGCTGTCGGTTGGTTCATTCATGACCCCTTCCATTTTGGTCAAGGACTCGCTTATGGCCCCGTAATAACCGATTTTATTACTTTGTGTCCTGTATTGCGCGTCCAGGAAACTGTCCCGTATCCGCTGAACCGTTTCTGCCGCTACCCCTGTCCCGATCTGCCCAGCTACGCGCGGGCTGTTCAACCCGACAGTAGGAAAGCCAGACGTCTGGACCAGGTTGACCCGCTGCCTTGAATAACCTAATGTATTGGCATTGGCCACGTTATTTCCTGTTGTGTACAAGGCCCCTTGAGAGGTGGATAATCCGCGCTTAGCCGTCTCAAGACCCATAAAGGTTGAAATCATTTACTCGAACCTCCATCTTTTTTCTGTTTCTTATGCTTTGGTATCAAACATTCCCATGGCGCTTTTTACCGGTATTTTAACCGAATCCCCGTAATTCAGGTTCTGATTTTGCGGCCTCAGCATATCCAAAGAGACATTGATGAATTGAAGGGACTGATAGATCAATTGCTGATTTAAATAGTTCCGCTCCTTCAGCTTAGCCACTTCATCACTCAATTCCGCTTTAAGCCGTTCAAGGATTTCCGTTTCTGCCGGTCCTGTCATTTCCGTTATTGCATGGATGGAGGCCGCCTGTCCCACCGATCCATTTGCTGTAAGAAATTCCTCGACTGCCCCTTCCCTTTCCTTATCCGTTTGACTGATTGCTTTAATATGCTTTTGTTCCTGAATCAGCAGGGCATTAATTGCCTCGGTATCACTTGCTTTCAAAATGACCGTTTTTCTTATCGCTAATTGATTGAAGCTTTTATGGAGCTTGATCAATTTTTCAAGCGATTCGATGATGTTCCGTGCAGACATTTTGCCTCCTCCTCTACTCATAAATGAAGGACGGAAAATGCTTCCGTCCACTTCATTCAAGCATTTTCAATGAAAATTCATTTCCGGTAAAAATCGATGAGACCCTTAGCCGTTGCCTGTGCATTCAATTTATAATTTCCGTTTTCAACTTGGATTTTCAATTCGTCCACTTTTGCTTGTCTTGCAGCAGGAATCGGAGATGATTGCTGCATTTCTTTTGCCGCTGAAGAAATTTCGACTTTATCCGAGGATTTGACCTTGGATTCTTTGATATTCCCCGTTTTATTGGCTTGAAGATTATAAGGGTTAACACCTGTCATACCGACGTTATTGATTTTCATATTCCAGATCCTCTCCTTCGGTCCATTTTTTAGATTCCATAATAGTACGTTTCCTTAACAGACCATGAAAATGGCTCTGGACTGTGTTAATCTCCCTATCGTTATTATCGACAAGGAATGGATTTCTTTAATTGTTTCTTTAATCTTTCCTTCGACAACCATTGTCGATTCTTGTTCTCAATATCGAATATTTTAACAAATCAAGCATCATGTTGCCATGATTTATCCTTATTGATCTTCCTTCATGTAGTACGTATTTTTTTTATCATTTCCTTGAATTCCAGTTAGGCGCTTTTCCTCATTTTCAAATGTCTCCAAATCCGTACGCAGTGAATCGCTGCATTCTCCGCATAACCTTCCGCTCTTGATGTGAGTACCGCACTTTTCACAAGGAATTCCCAGATTGGGAAACTGCGAAATCCTTAGCTTTCCTGTTTTCACGAATTTAATGATTAAAGTCTCTTCAACGCCAGTGTCCTTAACCACTTGCATCATGGACGCCGTTCTATTTATTTTCTTGCGAATATATGCATACACTTTATCATATTGGGCTTCTTCTTCTTTATAGCAGGCATCGCATACATCACGGAATTTCGTCATAACGATTAACGAATTACAGTTTGGACAGTTGAATATTTCCATTAGGGGCCCTCCTTCACCATCACAACGATTATTCTTCAGTACTTTATATATCGAATAATACCGGCGATACTTTAGGATGTTGTTTAAAATGAGCTGTTTCACCTAGCAAGGGTGATGGATGATACTTCTTTGGCCCCAGCTGTTTTCAATGACTTGGCTGCTTGCCTGAGAGTTGTGCCTGTCGTGTAAATGTCATCGATGATCAAAATTGATTTATGCTCCAGCAAATTGGGGTGTATGACCCGAAATACCTGCGGTAATGACAGTCTATCTTGACGTGATTTTTTTGATTGTTTTTCCGAATGGATTCTCGTTAAGGTCTCAACGGTTTGAAGTCCAAGAAGGTCTGCTAATGCCTGTCCCTGATTGAATCCCCGTTCCCTAAGCCGTTCATCACTAAGAGGGATGGCCGTTACCAGGTCAAACACCATGTCCTTTAACCTGTCTTTCATAAAAGGGACGAAAACCTCAGCTAATGCATAATCCCCTCGGTACTTATATTTGGCAATAATATCTTTTAGGTATTCATTATAATGAAATAGCGATATGTTCTTCGACAAATAGCCTCCCCATTCCCTATCCCTTTCCCATCTTGAACAATCCAGACAGAGGTCACCTGTGCTGTAATTACCGTCCAGCTCCCTTGAGC
It contains:
- the flgK gene encoding flagellar hook-associated protein FlgK; this translates as MISTFMGLETAKRGLSTSQGALYTTGNNVANANTLGYSRQRVNLVQTSGFPTVGLNSPRVAGQIGTGVAAETVQRIRDSFLDAQYRTQSNKIGYYGAISESLTKMEGVMNEPTDSGLAAMMEKFWNSLQGLTANTENSGAREVVASIGVMVADTLNYYYNSLTSVQTDIGNQIYVKANDINRLISSIDQLNQQISKVEPHGYIPNDLYDKRDVLVDNLSQLVSIKVNNVIPTDYGRASDVATGLYNIELMQEDGSSYKPPINLVSVNQTGMVGISKVEVSHDKTTGMVDGVKFGSKSLTDYKFTGELSGLINSFGYKKADGTIGGAYPDMLKKLDNMTTAFVNEFNAIHKQGYALSDGSTSTLNFFELEPGKSAAQSIKVNREIVKDPTKIAAGGKSGGASGDNENAKLLADLKKKAFSEYSTKDQNSKELTGSFDTYYSGIIGKLGVDSQSAQKNLSNSVVLAESVNQNRESVSSVSLDEEMTDMIKFQQAYNASARMMTMMDEMLDKIINGMGTVGR
- a CDS encoding flagellar protein FlgN, producing the protein MSARNIIESLEKLIKLHKSFNQLAIRKTVILKASDTEAINALLIQEQKHIKAISQTDKEREGAVEEFLTANGSVGQAASIHAITEMTGPAETEILERLKAELSDEVAKLKERNYLNQQLIYQSLQFINVSLDMLRPQNQNLNYGDSVKIPVKSAMGMFDTKA
- the flgM gene encoding flagellar biosynthesis anti-sigma factor FlgM, with the translated sequence MKINNVGMTGVNPYNLQANKTGNIKESKVKSSDKVEISSAAKEMQQSSPIPAARQAKVDELKIQVENGNYKLNAQATAKGLIDFYRK
- a CDS encoding TIGR03826 family flagellar region protein; the protein is MEIFNCPNCNSLIVMTKFRDVCDACYKEEEAQYDKVYAYIRKKINRTASMMQVVKDTGVEETLIIKFVKTGKLRISQFPNLGIPCEKCGTHIKSGRLCGECSDSLRTDLETFENEEKRLTGIQGNDKKNTYYMKEDQ
- a CDS encoding ComF family protein gives rise to the protein MSRCLVCDEGMKEALTWRSLLVRAEAKAICERCEGKLNRITGETCKMCSRELDGNYSTGDLCLDCSRWERDREWGGYLSKNISLFHYNEYLKDIIAKYKYRGDYALAEVFVPFMKDRLKDMVFDLVTAIPLSDERLRERGFNQGQALADLLGLQTVETLTRIHSEKQSKKSRQDRLSLPQVFRVIHPNLLEHKSILIIDDIYTTGTTLRQAAKSLKTAGAKEVSSITLAR